A portion of the Edaphobacter lichenicola genome contains these proteins:
- a CDS encoding PspC domain-containing protein has product MFCTQCGNQVDLSSRFCPSCGAPVAASAPPPPPPGYQPIAPRLTRSRDNRMIAGVCAGFAQHYGWDLNLVRVITALVSFFSGGTGVLVYLIAWVIIPEAPYALPAKSTYSAS; this is encoded by the coding sequence ATGTTCTGCACGCAATGTGGCAATCAAGTCGATCTCTCCTCCCGCTTCTGTCCGTCCTGCGGAGCTCCCGTCGCAGCCTCTGCTCCTCCTCCGCCACCTCCCGGCTATCAGCCCATCGCTCCACGCCTCACCCGCTCACGCGACAACCGCATGATCGCAGGAGTCTGCGCCGGCTTCGCCCAACACTACGGCTGGGACCTCAACCTCGTCCGCGTCATCACCGCGCTCGTCAGCTTCTTTTCCGGCGGCACCGGCGTCCTCGTCTACCTCATCGCCTGGGTCATCATCCCCGAGGCTCCATACGCCCTTCCAGCCAAGAGCACATACAGCGCCTCCTGA
- a CDS encoding gluzincin family metallopeptidase, which produces MGRSTAGWSFLVVCASLMFLLTSSNVLAQGGDTSAGHHRGWRGEMIVASKSISVGGATIQVDFAAGSLDLSQADVVAWVEESARSVAKFYGRFPVARVRVVIDPIADDSSSIHGTTWGDMGGFPAVTRIRLGQHVSKDDLKDDWVMTHELVHTALPDLPDDQHWMEEGLATYVEPIARAETGRLSEERVWAEFLHEMHNGEPERGDRGMNETQTWGRTYWGGAMFCLIADVSIRRQTNDKKGLRDALHAVVDSGGGIDKDWPLSRVLEIGDRATGTTVLTDMYAKWSEKPVPVDLPALWKELGVSAGPNNGVVFDATAPLAAVRESITAAR; this is translated from the coding sequence ATGGGACGAAGCACGGCGGGGTGGAGCTTCCTCGTAGTGTGCGCGAGTCTGATGTTTTTGTTGACGTCTTCGAACGTGCTGGCGCAGGGGGGTGACACTTCGGCAGGTCATCATCGAGGATGGCGCGGCGAGATGATTGTTGCTTCAAAGAGCATTTCTGTTGGAGGAGCTACGATTCAGGTTGATTTCGCGGCTGGGAGTCTGGATCTTTCGCAAGCGGACGTGGTGGCCTGGGTTGAGGAGTCGGCTCGCTCGGTTGCGAAGTTCTACGGCAGATTTCCGGTGGCGCGAGTCCGGGTGGTGATTGATCCGATTGCGGACGATTCGAGTTCAATTCACGGTACGACGTGGGGCGATATGGGTGGGTTTCCTGCGGTGACTCGTATTCGGTTGGGACAGCATGTGAGCAAAGACGACCTGAAGGATGACTGGGTGATGACGCATGAGTTGGTGCATACCGCGCTGCCGGATCTTCCGGATGATCAGCACTGGATGGAAGAAGGGCTTGCGACCTATGTTGAACCGATTGCGCGGGCGGAGACGGGCAGGCTGAGCGAGGAGAGGGTGTGGGCGGAGTTCTTGCATGAGATGCACAATGGTGAGCCCGAGCGTGGCGATCGAGGTATGAATGAGACGCAGACGTGGGGGCGGACGTACTGGGGTGGGGCGATGTTTTGTTTGATAGCAGATGTTTCGATTCGACGTCAGACGAATGACAAGAAGGGACTTCGAGATGCTCTGCATGCGGTTGTGGATAGCGGGGGTGGAATCGATAAGGATTGGCCGCTGTCGCGGGTGTTGGAGATTGGGGATCGGGCTACGGGGACTACGGTGCTGACGGATATGTATGCGAAGTGGAGTGAGAAGCCGGTGCCTGTGGATCTGCCGGCGTTATGGAAGGAGTTGGGTGTGAGTGCGGGTCCGAATAATGGAGTGGTGTTCGATGCAACGGCTCCGCTGGCTGCCGTGCGAGAGTCAATTACTGCGGCGAGATGA
- a CDS encoding alpha/beta hydrolase, which translates to MRSARRVFTIMAMVVVALYALVCGALFAFQRSLIYYPQPRSNREASTLMILPVGDATVKVSTHTHAGPAALIYFGGNAEDVSLDIPDIINAFPDRAIYALHYPGYGGSFGSPSQQAIFADSLALFDRVHAEHPNIVVIGRSLGSGVAVWIASQRPLARLILVTPFDSLGDAAEEHYPFVPVRWLLRDKFESWRYAPQVTAPTRIIVAEDDEVVPRSSSERLRTRFREGIVSYVVVPKVGHNTIQNYPGYWALLNRE; encoded by the coding sequence ATGCGATCCGCACGACGGGTGTTCACCATAATGGCCATGGTGGTGGTAGCTCTATATGCGCTGGTCTGCGGGGCGTTGTTCGCATTTCAGCGTTCGCTGATCTACTATCCGCAACCAAGGTCCAATCGCGAAGCGAGCACCCTGATGATCCTTCCGGTCGGAGATGCGACAGTCAAAGTGTCCACCCATACCCATGCTGGCCCCGCTGCGCTCATCTATTTTGGAGGGAACGCGGAAGATGTTTCGCTGGATATTCCGGACATTATCAATGCGTTTCCTGATAGAGCCATTTACGCACTTCACTACCCCGGCTACGGCGGAAGCTTCGGCAGTCCGTCACAGCAGGCTATCTTCGCCGACTCGCTGGCGCTATTTGACCGAGTGCATGCCGAGCATCCGAACATCGTAGTTATCGGGCGAAGCCTTGGGTCCGGCGTCGCCGTCTGGATAGCCAGTCAGAGGCCCCTCGCGCGCCTTATCCTGGTCACCCCCTTCGACAGTCTCGGGGACGCCGCCGAGGAGCATTATCCTTTCGTGCCGGTACGCTGGCTCTTGCGCGATAAGTTTGAATCGTGGAGATACGCGCCTCAGGTGACGGCTCCAACTCGGATCATCGTCGCAGAAGACGACGAGGTGGTTCCACGCTCCAGCTCGGAGCGCCTGCGCACAAGATTTCGAGAGGGGATCGTTTCTTATGTTGTCGTGCCTAAAGTTGGGCACAATACCATCCAGAACTACCCAGGCTATTGGGCTCTTCTGAACAGAGAATAG
- a CDS encoding alpha/beta hydrolase: MQLRHLIAVAVLTTTLHAQQPPQTNSSILDANGTAHVTRVVPVPTTISSEAQTSLRRPAGAENQSLAERRTSTDAWQTRAGQASLKAYPVKIESITIAGVPVRNILPLDPQHPDHVLINVHGGGFNSDSGSFTESIPIANLTHTRVVSILYRLAPEHQFPAAADDTIAVYRNLLKTYKPTHIALYGTSAGAILTAEVAVRLKQLNLPLPGALGIFSGMGDFSQYADSEALFSLRGFTGSLPVPEGKPHDEEYVGTTNPKDPVLSPLYADLHGMPPTLFITSTRDLLLSGTTILHRAFLQSGNNAQLIVFEALPHAFWNDISLPETKEAYGYMANFFTQQLSR, translated from the coding sequence ATGCAACTACGCCATCTAATCGCCGTTGCCGTCCTCACCACCACCCTCCACGCCCAGCAACCACCCCAAACCAACTCCAGCATCCTTGACGCCAACGGCACCGCACACGTCACCCGTGTCGTCCCAGTCCCCACCACCATCAGCTCAGAAGCACAAACCTCCCTCCGCCGCCCCGCCGGAGCCGAAAACCAATCCCTCGCCGAGCGCCGCACCTCCACCGACGCCTGGCAGACCCGCGCCGGCCAGGCCTCCCTCAAAGCCTACCCAGTCAAAATCGAATCCATCACCATCGCCGGCGTCCCCGTCCGCAACATCCTCCCACTCGACCCCCAACACCCCGACCACGTCCTCATCAACGTCCACGGCGGCGGCTTCAACTCCGACTCCGGCTCCTTCACCGAGTCCATCCCCATCGCCAACCTCACCCACACCCGCGTCGTCTCCATCCTCTACCGCCTCGCGCCCGAGCACCAATTTCCCGCCGCTGCCGACGACACCATCGCCGTCTACCGCAACCTCCTCAAGACCTACAAGCCCACTCACATCGCCCTCTACGGCACCTCCGCCGGCGCCATCCTCACCGCCGAAGTCGCCGTCCGCCTCAAGCAGCTAAACCTCCCACTCCCCGGAGCCCTCGGCATCTTCTCCGGCATGGGCGACTTCAGCCAATACGCTGACTCCGAGGCTCTATTCAGCCTCCGCGGCTTCACAGGATCACTTCCTGTTCCAGAAGGAAAGCCTCACGACGAGGAGTACGTCGGAACAACCAACCCCAAAGACCCCGTCCTCTCGCCCCTCTACGCCGATCTCCACGGCATGCCCCCAACCCTCTTCATCACCAGCACCCGCGATCTCCTCCTCAGCGGTACCACCATCCTCCACCGCGCCTTCCTCCAAAGCGGCAACAACGCCCAGCTCATCGTCTTCGAAGCTCTCCCCCACGCATTCTGGAACGACATCAGCCTCCCCGAAACCAAGGAAGCCTACGGCTACATGGCCAACTTCTTCACCCAGCAACTAAGCCGCTAA
- a CDS encoding DUF1569 domain-containing protein, whose protein sequence is MNPTLQQLQREIAYSLDGLDAAQTQLHPPSRPDKWNIQQIMEHLLLSYSGTEMALNARLTKRAPTKAKPNIPQYLGQYTLIHLGYFPRGRKAPPLVSPIAPTTHPICGDDLTQAAADHLAQLDLLCAEAENLFGPTCRCASHMVLGPLRVEQWRKFQLIHGEHHLKQILAIRKAHQV, encoded by the coding sequence ATGAACCCAACCCTCCAACAACTCCAGCGAGAGATCGCATACTCCCTCGACGGGCTCGACGCAGCCCAGACCCAACTCCACCCTCCCTCGCGCCCCGACAAGTGGAACATTCAGCAGATCATGGAGCATCTTCTCCTCAGCTACTCCGGTACGGAGATGGCTCTGAACGCTCGCCTTACCAAACGCGCCCCCACCAAAGCCAAACCCAACATCCCGCAGTATCTCGGCCAGTACACCCTCATCCATCTCGGATATTTTCCTCGCGGCCGCAAAGCTCCGCCGCTGGTCTCCCCTATCGCCCCCACAACTCATCCGATCTGCGGTGACGATCTCACGCAAGCCGCAGCCGACCACCTCGCGCAACTTGATCTTCTCTGCGCCGAAGCCGAAAATCTCTTCGGCCCCACCTGCCGCTGTGCCAGCCACATGGTCCTCGGCCCACTTCGAGTCGAACAGTGGCGTAAGTTTCAGCTCATTCACGGGGAACATCACCTGAAGCAGATCCTCGCCATCCGCAAAGCCCACCAGGTATAA
- the lysA gene encoding diaminopimelate decarboxylase — MLRALPKKATKPQPNPRPFAYRNRTLHCDGADLTTLATEHGTPLYVYSAEQISHRFQLFDEAFSNRPHTICYAVKANSSLAILRLLAKQGAGFDIVSGGELERVRKAHKAALKKVVFSGVGKQIWEIDAALDADILLFNVESEAELHLLAARAEARNKVARFALRVNPDVFAETHPYISTGLSEHKFGIDINAARAIYRKAKRSKWLDPAGVSVHIGSQIRKVDPFAAALTRVTSLIADLRKDGHNIRYIDAGGGLGIDYGTTAFDPTKQVEKYAAALTKGLAAESAHLLLEPGRFIVAQAGALLTRVLYVKKNGAKTFVITDAGMNDLIRPALYHAHHEILPIKQPTGKRRSSEKEKEENKVDIVGPVCESGDFFARDRPLPPVKPNDLVLLLDAGAYGMSQTSNYNTRPRPAEVLIDNATTKLIRRRETMRDLLAPEVL; from the coding sequence ATGCTCAGAGCACTTCCGAAGAAAGCCACCAAGCCCCAACCTAATCCCCGCCCCTTCGCCTACCGCAACCGCACCCTCCACTGCGACGGAGCCGACCTCACCACTCTCGCCACCGAACACGGCACCCCGCTCTACGTCTACTCCGCCGAACAGATCTCCCACCGCTTCCAACTCTTCGACGAAGCCTTCTCCAACCGCCCCCACACCATCTGCTACGCCGTTAAAGCGAACTCCTCCCTCGCCATCCTCCGCCTTCTCGCCAAACAGGGAGCAGGCTTCGACATCGTCTCCGGCGGCGAACTCGAGCGCGTCCGCAAAGCCCACAAGGCCGCCCTCAAAAAAGTAGTCTTCTCCGGCGTTGGCAAACAAATCTGGGAGATCGACGCCGCCCTCGACGCCGACATCCTCCTCTTCAACGTCGAATCCGAAGCTGAACTCCATCTCCTCGCCGCCCGCGCTGAAGCCCGCAACAAAGTCGCCCGCTTCGCCCTCCGCGTCAACCCCGACGTCTTCGCCGAAACCCACCCCTACATCTCCACCGGCCTCAGCGAGCACAAGTTCGGCATCGACATCAACGCTGCCCGCGCCATCTACCGCAAAGCAAAAAGATCGAAGTGGCTCGACCCCGCCGGCGTCTCCGTCCACATCGGCTCACAGATCCGCAAAGTCGATCCCTTCGCCGCCGCCCTCACCCGCGTCACCAGCCTCATCGCCGACCTCCGCAAAGACGGCCACAACATCCGCTACATCGACGCAGGCGGCGGCCTAGGCATCGACTACGGCACCACAGCATTCGATCCGACAAAGCAAGTAGAAAAATACGCAGCAGCCCTAACCAAAGGCCTCGCCGCAGAGTCCGCCCATCTCCTCCTCGAACCCGGCCGCTTCATCGTCGCCCAGGCAGGCGCGCTCCTCACCCGCGTCCTCTACGTCAAAAAGAACGGCGCAAAAACCTTCGTCATCACCGACGCCGGAATGAACGACCTCATCCGCCCCGCCCTCTACCACGCCCACCACGAGATCCTCCCCATCAAGCAACCAACAGGGAAGCGCCGCTCTTCAGAAAAAGAAAAGGAAGAAAACAAAGTAGACATAGTAGGACCCGTCTGTGAGTCAGGAGACTTCTTCGCCCGCGACCGCCCCCTCCCACCCGTAAAACCAAACGACCTCGTCCTCCTCCTCGACGCCGGAGCCTACGGCATGTCGCAAACCTCCAACTACAACACCCGCCCCCGCCCAGCCGAAGTCCTCATCGACAACGCCACAACAAAACTAATCCGTCGCCGCGAAACCATGCGCGACCTACTGGCCCCAGAGGTCCTCTAA
- the ftcD gene encoding glutamate formimidoyltransferase, with translation MNPEAIIECVPNFSEGTDTAKVKQIVAAMQVEGVRLLDWSLDTAHNRSVVTIAGSPSGIVEAAVRAAGKAAELIDLTTQNSVHPRIGAADVIPFIPVSGASLAECAVLARNAGLLIWRRYGIPVYFYGAAAARPDRVLLEDIRHGQFEGLRDAARRDAARRPDIGGPELHETAGASAVGARSFLIAYTIHLQQPDIAAARAIARDIRAANGGLHGVKAIGVLSNGRAQVSMNITDFNLTPMRHVHNTVQHLAQRHGVLIEDAELIGLIPQAAYEPDAEWIRQITGFNPDHKVLERKLVAPIEWP, from the coding sequence ATGAACCCAGAAGCCATCATCGAGTGCGTCCCAAACTTCTCCGAAGGCACCGACACCGCCAAGGTTAAGCAGATCGTCGCTGCCATGCAGGTAGAAGGCGTGCGCCTGCTCGACTGGTCGCTCGACACCGCTCACAACCGCTCCGTCGTCACCATTGCCGGCTCCCCCTCTGGCATCGTTGAAGCCGCCGTCCGCGCCGCTGGTAAAGCAGCCGAACTCATCGACCTCACCACCCAAAACAGCGTTCATCCCCGCATCGGCGCTGCCGACGTCATCCCCTTCATCCCCGTCAGCGGAGCGTCCCTCGCTGAGTGCGCCGTCCTCGCCCGTAACGCCGGCCTCCTCATCTGGCGCCGCTACGGCATCCCCGTCTACTTCTACGGAGCCGCAGCAGCCCGTCCCGACCGGGTCCTCCTCGAGGACATCCGCCACGGCCAGTTTGAGGGCCTCCGCGACGCCGCACGCCGCGATGCCGCACGGCGTCCCGACATCGGCGGCCCCGAGCTTCACGAGACTGCTGGAGCAAGCGCCGTCGGAGCCCGCAGCTTCCTTATCGCCTACACCATCCACCTTCAGCAGCCCGACATCGCAGCGGCCCGCGCCATCGCTCGCGACATCCGCGCCGCGAACGGTGGCCTCCACGGCGTCAAAGCCATCGGCGTGCTGTCCAACGGCCGCGCCCAGGTCAGCATGAACATCACCGACTTCAACCTCACCCCGATGCGCCACGTCCACAACACCGTCCAGCATCTGGCCCAGCGCCACGGTGTCCTCATCGAAGACGCCGAACTCATCGGCCTCATTCCCCAGGCCGCATACGAGCCGGACGCCGAATGGATCCGCCAGATAACCGGCTTCAACCCGGATCACAAAGTGTTAGAGCGCAAACTCGTCGCGCCTATTGAATGGCCATAA
- a CDS encoding arsinothricin resistance N-acetyltransferase ArsN1 family B — MELIRIRQAAPSDSNALAAIYNHYVTTSIITFEEKPVTPEQIAERIAQVQSASLPWLVAEVDSQIKGYSFVTPWKSRSAYRFSVETTAYASPQHSRCGLGSKLYEELLTILRARHIHSVIGGIALPNEASVAFHEKFGFRKVAHFSEVGFKFNRWIDVGYWQLTL; from the coding sequence ATGGAACTCATTCGCATTCGACAAGCAGCCCCGTCCGATTCGAACGCTCTCGCGGCTATCTACAACCACTACGTCACGACATCCATCATCACCTTCGAAGAGAAACCAGTCACACCGGAGCAGATCGCAGAACGCATCGCCCAGGTTCAATCCGCGTCCCTGCCGTGGCTTGTCGCAGAGGTCGATAGTCAGATCAAAGGCTACTCGTTCGTCACGCCGTGGAAGAGCCGTTCAGCCTATCGCTTTTCCGTCGAGACGACCGCTTACGCCTCGCCACAACACAGCCGCTGCGGCCTCGGCTCGAAGTTATATGAAGAACTACTAACAATCTTGCGAGCTCGCCACATACATTCAGTCATAGGCGGAATCGCGCTCCCGAACGAAGCGAGCGTAGCCTTCCACGAGAAGTTTGGCTTCCGCAAAGTAGCCCATTTCTCCGAAGTAGGCTTCAAATTCAATCGATGGATCGACGTAGGATACTGGCAACTCACACTCTAA
- a CDS encoding SET domain-containing protein, giving the protein MVDGLIIRSSSIHAAGCYTTRAIKKGARVVEYDGPRFTKDEADDRYQDRDITYLFSCGTDGMVIDGFGTAMFINHSCDPNCQTEDVDGRIFVMAIRDIEAGSELTYEYNLYDSDDADQDCYCGAEKCRGTMFSEAEVKRRARKARAAAKAKAS; this is encoded by the coding sequence ATGGTTGATGGGCTGATTATTCGTTCTTCGTCGATTCATGCGGCTGGCTGCTATACGACACGGGCGATTAAGAAGGGCGCTCGGGTGGTTGAGTATGACGGGCCACGATTTACCAAAGATGAGGCCGACGATCGCTATCAGGATCGGGATATTACGTACCTTTTTAGCTGCGGTACCGACGGCATGGTGATCGATGGATTTGGGACGGCCATGTTTATCAATCACTCCTGCGATCCGAACTGCCAGACGGAGGACGTCGATGGGCGGATCTTTGTGATGGCGATTCGGGATATCGAGGCGGGATCAGAGCTGACCTATGAGTACAACCTGTATGACAGCGATGACGCGGATCAGGATTGCTACTGCGGTGCCGAGAAGTGCCGTGGGACGATGTTCAGCGAGGCTGAGGTGAAGCGGCGGGCTCGGAAGGCACGTGCAGCGGCTAAAGCTAAGGCTTCTTGA
- a CDS encoding acyloxyacyl hydrolase, with protein sequence MTKSTQRIGAITIWSFALLLSVARYASGQSAPNSTTPFRDSTGHQPLEIGAIVQSGFGVTENRDDFKFLLAGVHAGKVLTDNVGHGPLRGNFEYAVEVFPFWQSYTPKFQRPTCINPPGTVPVCSPFYTVGGTFTGISITPIILRWNVVGTKRFSFWGQAAGGLLWTNHKYPAFGGPPYNEQNDGPNADASVWNFTPQGGVGVHYFLRPRRSIDFGANAVHISSASLGDRNPGVNASVQFSLGYTWWK encoded by the coding sequence GTGACGAAAAGCACGCAACGTATCGGAGCCATCACCATCTGGTCCTTCGCCCTTCTGTTGTCCGTTGCCCGCTACGCCTCCGGACAATCCGCGCCGAACAGCACCACGCCGTTCCGCGATTCCACCGGCCATCAACCGCTGGAAATAGGCGCCATCGTACAGAGCGGCTTCGGCGTCACCGAAAATCGCGACGACTTCAAGTTCCTCCTGGCTGGGGTCCACGCTGGCAAAGTGCTCACCGACAACGTCGGCCACGGGCCCCTCCGCGGCAACTTCGAGTACGCCGTCGAGGTCTTCCCCTTCTGGCAGTCCTACACGCCAAAGTTCCAGCGCCCAACCTGCATCAACCCACCCGGCACCGTACCCGTATGCTCACCCTTCTACACGGTAGGAGGCACCTTCACTGGAATATCCATCACTCCCATCATTCTTCGTTGGAACGTAGTCGGTACCAAACGATTCTCCTTCTGGGGTCAGGCCGCTGGGGGGCTCCTCTGGACGAACCACAAGTATCCGGCATTCGGCGGCCCACCCTACAACGAGCAGAACGACGGCCCCAACGCCGACGCCAGCGTCTGGAACTTTACACCTCAGGGCGGAGTCGGTGTTCACTACTTCCTTCGCCCCCGCCGCTCCATTGACTTCGGCGCCAACGCCGTCCACATCTCCAGCGCCTCTCTCGGAGACCGCAACCCAGGCGTCAACGCCAGCGTCCAGTTCTCGCTCGGCTACACCTGGTGGAAATAA
- a CDS encoding YebC/PmpR family DNA-binding transcriptional regulator: MSGHSKWATIKHKKGALDAKRGKIFTRLIKEITIAAKTGGGGDPDGNPRLRGAIAAAKAENMPADNIKRAIQRGTGELEGVSYEEITYEGYGPGGVALIVDVLTDNKNRAVSEVRHAFSKNGGNMGAEGAVAWMFTKKGVITIAKDAASEDKLTEIVLEAGAEDLSDEGENWEVLCDPKDFEAVTEALKAAKITPEHAEVTKIASTYTKLEGAQANAMIRLLETLEDLDDTQNVYSNFDFDEAAVANASH, translated from the coding sequence ATGTCCGGCCACTCAAAATGGGCGACAATCAAGCATAAAAAGGGCGCTCTTGACGCCAAACGCGGCAAAATCTTCACCCGCCTCATCAAGGAAATCACCATAGCCGCCAAGACCGGCGGTGGCGGCGATCCCGACGGTAACCCACGCCTCCGCGGAGCCATCGCCGCAGCTAAAGCAGAGAATATGCCCGCCGACAACATCAAGCGCGCCATCCAGCGCGGCACCGGCGAGCTCGAAGGCGTCAGCTACGAAGAGATCACCTACGAGGGCTACGGCCCCGGCGGCGTCGCTCTCATCGTCGACGTCCTCACCGACAACAAAAACCGCGCCGTCAGCGAGGTTCGTCACGCCTTCTCCAAAAACGGCGGCAACATGGGCGCCGAAGGTGCAGTCGCCTGGATGTTCACCAAGAAGGGCGTCATCACCATTGCCAAGGACGCAGCCAGCGAAGACAAACTGACCGAGATCGTCCTCGAAGCCGGAGCCGAAGATCTCTCCGACGAGGGCGAAAACTGGGAAGTTCTCTGCGATCCAAAGGACTTTGAAGCCGTTACCGAAGCTCTCAAAGCCGCCAAAATCACCCCCGAACACGCGGAGGTCACGAAGATCGCCTCGACCTACACCAAGCTCGAAGGCGCTCAAGCCAACGCCATGATTCGCCTCCTCGAAACCCTCGAAGACCTGGACGACACCCAAAACGTCTACTCCAACTTCGACTTCGACGAAGCAGCCGTAGCCAATGCCAGTCACTGA
- a CDS encoding S41 family peptidase: MTQLREHHSFLRVPDDLSNADKKRNSAAMRNILGPWVRDVKAPPPSPFSIRSQPDGHLVHFGKRDFAWVSVPACSGKHSNWQDNLANFRTYATTLHSIAANLSAAHPKGWVIDLRGNGGGNMWPMLAGIGFVLGEGVAGSFVSSDGTVQSEWSYKHGEVLLGTKSMNDFVVDSPLTLPRPPAVAILIDSGTISSGEAIAVSFAGRPHTRFFGTHTFGLSSANEMLPLPDGASLFLNSAVDADRTHHRYDDGIEPDVTFPEPSSLPVFESTDPVLQAAISWLASLK; encoded by the coding sequence TTGACCCAACTGCGCGAACATCACAGTTTCCTACGCGTACCTGATGACCTTTCCAACGCAGATAAGAAGCGCAACAGTGCAGCAATGAGAAACATCCTCGGGCCTTGGGTTCGGGATGTAAAAGCACCCCCGCCATCGCCATTCAGCATCCGCAGCCAACCGGATGGGCATCTGGTGCACTTCGGAAAGCGAGACTTCGCCTGGGTGTCTGTTCCAGCATGTAGCGGCAAGCACTCCAACTGGCAGGACAATCTCGCTAACTTCCGCACGTATGCGACCACCTTGCATAGCATCGCCGCTAATCTCTCGGCCGCTCACCCGAAAGGCTGGGTCATAGATCTAAGAGGCAATGGGGGAGGAAACATGTGGCCCATGCTCGCCGGAATTGGTTTCGTGCTTGGCGAAGGCGTTGCCGGATCGTTTGTCTCTTCTGACGGCACAGTGCAGTCAGAATGGTCCTACAAACATGGTGAGGTGTTGCTAGGAACAAAGAGCATGAATGACTTCGTTGTCGACTCACCACTCACGTTGCCGCGGCCCCCGGCCGTAGCCATATTGATTGACAGCGGCACCATCAGTTCCGGCGAAGCCATCGCCGTTTCTTTTGCAGGCCGTCCACACACTCGGTTTTTTGGCACTCATACCTTCGGACTTTCGAGCGCCAATGAAATGTTACCGTTGCCCGATGGGGCCTCCTTGTTCCTCAACAGCGCCGTCGACGCAGATCGAACTCATCACCGCTACGACGATGGCATCGAGCCCGATGTTACTTTCCCCGAACCATCTAGCTTGCCTGTTTTTGAGTCTACTGATCCGGTTCTACAAGCCGCCATCTCGTGGCTCGCATCTTTGAAATAA
- a CDS encoding tetratricopeptide repeat protein: MHAAFITLVDHSYVAAARQGYASRNDSEATLKIDPNYADAKMAMGIQQFAVASLPRIVRMMVGIAGVNGNKEKGLELLRESAAHGIVTPIESRTALSLFLRHDARYPEALVVQKGLADQYPHDYLFRLEVANLTKDSGNGPGAIAVYNTLIADAKTPGYFAEPRLHMAYFGLADTQRGQNQIAEAAQNYVLAAAQPTCSDWIRRRAQLNAGEMFDLLHNRPEAIKQYQLASAGGGDQSQNDAARRYIKTPYTGK, translated from the coding sequence ATGCACGCCGCCTTCATTACCCTCGTTGATCACAGCTATGTCGCCGCTGCTCGTCAGGGTTACGCCTCCCGCAACGACAGCGAAGCCACTCTCAAGATCGATCCCAACTACGCCGACGCCAAGATGGCCATGGGCATCCAGCAGTTCGCCGTCGCCAGTCTCCCTCGCATCGTCCGCATGATGGTCGGTATCGCCGGAGTCAACGGCAACAAGGAGAAAGGTCTTGAACTCCTGCGCGAGTCCGCCGCCCACGGCATCGTCACTCCAATCGAATCGCGCACGGCACTCTCGCTCTTCCTGCGCCACGACGCCCGCTACCCCGAGGCTCTGGTCGTTCAAAAAGGCCTCGCCGACCAATACCCCCACGACTACCTCTTCCGCCTCGAAGTCGCCAACCTCACCAAGGACTCAGGCAACGGCCCCGGTGCCATCGCCGTCTACAACACCCTCATCGCCGACGCAAAAACTCCCGGCTACTTCGCCGAGCCGCGCCTTCATATGGCCTACTTTGGCCTGGCCGACACCCAGCGTGGCCAAAACCAGATCGCCGAAGCCGCACAAAACTACGTCCTCGCCGCCGCCCAACCCACCTGCAGCGACTGGATCCGCCGCCGCGCCCAACTCAACGCCGGCGAGATGTTTGACCTCCTCCACAACCGCCCTGAGGCCATCAAGCAATACCAGCTAGCCTCAGCCGGGGGCGGCGACCAATCTCAAAACGACGCAGCCCGCCGCTACATCAAAACCCCCTACACCGGCAAATAG